One Paenarthrobacter aurescens TC1 DNA window includes the following coding sequences:
- the polA gene encoding DNA polymerase I (identified by match to protein family HMM PF00476; match to protein family HMM PF01367; match to protein family HMM PF01612; match to protein family HMM PF02739; match to protein family HMM TIGR00593) translates to MAFRAFYALPAENFSTARGQYTNAVHGFTSMLINLIKDQKPTHVAVAFDVSDDTTFRKAEYSEYKGGRNATPAEFAGQIGLIAKVMEAWGIRTIAMPGYEADDVLATLAAQGDAAGFEVLLVSGDRDAFQLINDNVFVLYPKQGVSNIPKMDAAAIEEKYFVKPGLYSDLAALVGETADNLPGVPGVGPKTAAKWINLYGGLEGILENLDSIGGKVGGALKENLENVKRNRRLNQLLTDLDLPITLADLHEPRPDRQAIEELFEELEFRTLRTRLFDLYGDDTAGAAPETIEAPEFAKLTDAAGLEAFFAAGSGVRSALAVQLVPGRIGDDASALAVVRNNGAAYIELAGLDAAAESVLARWLQDPEEAKVLHEFKSALKALHNRGLGLEGVVDDTSISGYLIQPDRRSYDLAELAQVHLKISLAAAAAQSGQLELDLSGDTDEVAATALVQHAAVVHALSKHFEKELAEIKADALLTTLELPVARVLAQMELTGIFVSTDRMDEQLADLTKVIENAQEQAFAAIGHEVNLGSPKQLQTVLFDELGLPKTKKIKSGYTTDAASLKGLLEKTGHEFLVQLMAHRESSKLAQMVETLKKSVADDARIHTTYAQNIAATGRISSNNPNLQNIPVRSEEGRRVRSIFMVSEGYECLLSADYSQIEMRIMAHLSGDQALIQAYKDGEDLHRFVGARIFNVEPAEVTSAMRSKVKAMSYGLAYGLTSFGLSKQLEISVDEARTLMKDYYDRFGAVRAYLDGVRDQARVDGYTATIEGRRRYLPDLTSTNRQAREAAERIALNSPIQGSAADIIKRAMLGVSAELASQGLKSRMLLQVHDELVLEVAPGEREAVEKLVIEQMGSAAELSVPLDVQIGVGSSWYEAGH, encoded by the coding sequence ATGGCGTTCCGGGCTTTCTACGCCCTCCCCGCAGAGAATTTCTCCACAGCCAGGGGGCAATACACCAACGCCGTCCACGGCTTCACGTCAATGCTGATCAACCTGATCAAGGACCAGAAGCCCACCCACGTCGCCGTAGCCTTCGATGTCTCCGATGACACCACGTTCCGTAAGGCGGAATACAGCGAATACAAGGGCGGCCGTAACGCCACGCCAGCGGAATTCGCCGGCCAAATCGGTCTCATAGCCAAGGTCATGGAAGCTTGGGGCATCCGGACCATTGCCATGCCCGGATACGAAGCCGATGACGTCCTGGCCACGCTGGCAGCACAAGGTGACGCTGCAGGCTTTGAGGTGCTGCTTGTTTCCGGTGACAGGGACGCGTTCCAACTCATCAATGACAACGTCTTTGTGCTGTACCCCAAGCAAGGTGTCAGCAACATCCCGAAGATGGACGCAGCGGCCATCGAGGAGAAGTACTTCGTCAAGCCCGGTCTGTACTCGGACCTCGCCGCGCTGGTGGGGGAGACTGCGGACAACCTTCCCGGAGTTCCGGGAGTTGGCCCCAAGACCGCTGCCAAGTGGATCAACCTCTATGGAGGGCTCGAGGGCATCCTGGAAAACCTTGATTCGATCGGCGGAAAGGTGGGTGGCGCACTCAAGGAGAACCTTGAAAACGTCAAGCGAAACCGCCGGCTGAATCAACTTCTGACCGATCTTGACTTGCCTATCACTCTGGCGGATCTACACGAGCCCCGCCCGGACCGCCAAGCGATCGAGGAGCTCTTTGAAGAGCTTGAATTCCGTACCCTACGCACCAGGCTTTTCGATCTCTACGGCGACGACACCGCTGGGGCCGCGCCGGAGACCATCGAGGCACCTGAGTTCGCCAAGCTCACGGATGCTGCAGGACTCGAAGCATTCTTCGCCGCAGGATCCGGTGTCCGCTCAGCCCTCGCCGTGCAGCTGGTACCCGGACGCATCGGGGATGACGCGAGTGCCCTGGCTGTTGTCAGGAACAACGGAGCTGCCTACATAGAGCTGGCAGGCCTGGACGCGGCTGCAGAATCTGTCCTGGCCCGCTGGCTGCAGGATCCCGAGGAAGCCAAGGTCCTTCACGAATTCAAGTCGGCTCTCAAGGCCCTTCACAACCGTGGCTTGGGACTGGAAGGCGTGGTGGATGACACCTCCATCTCCGGCTACCTGATCCAGCCGGACCGCCGCAGCTACGACCTTGCTGAGCTGGCCCAAGTGCACCTGAAGATCTCCCTTGCCGCTGCTGCGGCCCAGTCCGGACAGTTGGAATTGGACCTTTCCGGTGACACCGACGAAGTTGCCGCAACAGCGCTCGTCCAGCATGCCGCCGTCGTGCACGCCTTGAGCAAGCACTTCGAAAAGGAACTTGCCGAGATCAAGGCCGATGCCCTGTTGACCACGCTGGAACTTCCGGTGGCACGAGTGCTGGCACAGATGGAACTGACCGGCATTTTTGTGTCCACGGACCGAATGGACGAGCAACTGGCTGACCTCACCAAGGTGATCGAGAATGCTCAGGAACAGGCTTTTGCGGCTATCGGACATGAGGTCAACCTCGGGTCCCCCAAGCAGTTGCAAACGGTGCTGTTCGACGAACTAGGCCTCCCGAAGACCAAAAAGATCAAGTCCGGCTACACCACGGACGCTGCGTCGTTGAAGGGGCTGTTGGAGAAGACCGGCCACGAGTTCCTGGTACAACTCATGGCGCACCGCGAGTCGTCCAAGCTGGCCCAGATGGTGGAGACCCTCAAAAAGTCCGTGGCGGATGATGCGCGCATCCACACTACGTACGCCCAGAACATTGCAGCCACGGGCCGCATCTCGTCCAACAACCCCAACCTGCAGAACATCCCGGTCCGCAGCGAAGAGGGTCGTCGGGTTCGCAGCATCTTCATGGTCAGCGAGGGCTATGAATGCTTGCTATCGGCCGACTATTCGCAGATCGAGATGCGCATCATGGCGCACCTTTCAGGGGACCAGGCATTGATTCAGGCCTACAAAGACGGGGAGGACCTGCACCGCTTCGTCGGTGCGCGGATCTTCAATGTTGAACCGGCCGAAGTCACCAGTGCCATGCGCTCAAAAGTGAAGGCGATGTCCTATGGCCTGGCTTACGGCCTGACGTCATTCGGCTTGTCAAAGCAGCTGGAGATCTCCGTGGACGAGGCTCGCACGCTGATGAAGGACTACTACGACCGCTTCGGTGCCGTACGCGCCTACCTTGACGGCGTCAGGGACCAAGCCAGGGTAGACGGTTACACAGCCACCATCGAAGGGCGCCGCCGCTACCTGCCGGACCTGACCAGCACCAACCGTCAAGCCCGGGAAGCAGCCGAGCGCATCGCACTGAACTCACCCATCCAGGGTTCGGCCGCGGACATCATCAAGCGCGCCATGCTGGGCGTCTCGGCTGAGCTTGCCAGCCAAGGACTCAAGTCCCGCATGCTGCTGCAGGTCCACGACGAACTTGTCCTGGAGGTTGCCCCGGGAGAACGCGAAGCCGTGGAGAAGCTGGTGATCGAACAGATGGGCTCAGCTGCTGAGTTGTCAGTCCCGCTTGATGTCCAGATTGGCGTTGGTTCCAGCTGGTACGAGGCCGGACACTAA
- a CDS encoding putative polysaccharide deacetylase domain protein (identified by match to protein family HMM PF01522), translating into MGDSKRRPLAGRRSVLLGMAGLASAALAACADGGSAIPRAASNATPSGAPRTGPAIAPPSIAARSSEQAAAALAPAATATPKARPDKQQIVAEFAGRHPKEWGLHVTGVVNKSQSHKVALTFDACGGPGGTACDHKLLQTLRKLSVPATLFINSRWIHANPSLSAELAADPLFELANHGTAHLPLSVNGKSAYGIHGTASVAAAYDELMGNQAILQEIGGKVPQFFRPGTAFYDDVAVEVTRRLGMIPVNFTVNGDGGATYSAATVAAEVGRVVPGDIVISHFNRPAAGTADGYARALPRLLDHGVSFARLGDVLTL; encoded by the coding sequence ATGGGGGATTCCAAGCGGCGGCCGTTGGCCGGCCGGCGATCAGTGCTGCTTGGAATGGCAGGGCTCGCTTCTGCTGCCTTGGCGGCGTGTGCGGACGGAGGCAGTGCCATCCCACGGGCGGCCTCAAACGCAACTCCTTCAGGGGCCCCGCGTACGGGTCCGGCCATAGCCCCACCTTCCATAGCTGCCAGGTCCAGCGAACAGGCCGCTGCTGCCCTTGCTCCGGCCGCAACGGCCACACCGAAGGCCAGGCCGGACAAGCAGCAGATCGTGGCGGAATTCGCCGGCAGGCATCCCAAGGAATGGGGGCTGCACGTGACGGGAGTCGTGAACAAGTCACAGTCCCACAAGGTGGCACTGACCTTTGACGCGTGCGGCGGACCGGGCGGTACGGCCTGCGACCACAAACTCCTGCAAACCCTTCGGAAGCTCAGTGTTCCCGCAACGCTGTTTATCAACAGTCGCTGGATCCACGCCAACCCCTCTCTGTCCGCAGAACTGGCCGCTGACCCCCTGTTCGAACTCGCCAACCACGGCACCGCCCACCTGCCGTTGTCAGTGAATGGCAAGTCCGCTTATGGAATCCACGGCACCGCCAGCGTTGCCGCGGCCTACGACGAACTCATGGGCAACCAGGCGATCCTGCAGGAGATCGGCGGTAAGGTTCCGCAGTTTTTCCGCCCAGGGACTGCGTTCTACGACGACGTCGCGGTAGAAGTAACGCGAAGGCTCGGTATGATTCCGGTCAACTTCACGGTCAACGGCGACGGCGGAGCCACATATTCTGCAGCCACCGTCGCGGCGGAGGTGGGGCGGGTGGTGCCGGGTGACATCGTCATTTCACACTTCAATAGACCGGCTGCAGGCACTGCGGACGGCTATGCGCGCGCCTTGCCGCGCCTGCTGGACCACGGCGTCTCGTTTGCCCGTCTTGGAGACGTTCTGACGCTGTAA